One Purpureocillium takamizusanense chromosome 1, complete sequence genomic window carries:
- a CDS encoding uncharacterized protein (COG:S~EggNog:ENOG503NYII), with translation MAPPTDRDEILARLRAQIDAGTPIVGAGAGIGLSAKFVEAGGGDLIIIYNSGRFRMAGRGSLAGLMPYGNANDVVLEMANEVLPVVQHTPVIAGVCATDPFRSIPRFLRQLRDLGFAGVQNFPTVGLIDGQFRASLEETGMSYALEVDMVAEARALGLLTTPYVFDEDQAARMARAGADVLVAHMGLTTGGSIGASATAGGGKTLDECVALIQRIRDAAVEVRPDVIVLCHGGPIAAPEDARYVLERTTGVHGFYGASSMERLPVEEAITDITRRFKALPGARK, from the exons ATGGCTCCGCCCACAGACAGAGACGAGATCCTCGCCAGGCTGCGCGCGCAAATCGACGCAGGCAcgcccatcgtcggcgccggcgcgggcatcggcCTCTCGGCCAAgttcgtcgaggccggcggcggcgacctcatcatcatctacAACAGCGGGCGCTTTCGCATGGCCGGGCGGGGGTCGCTGGCAGGCCTGATGCCGTACGGCAATGCCAACGACGTGGTCCTCGAGATG GCCAACGAGGTCCTCCCCGTCGTCCAGCACAcgcccgtcatcgccggcgtctgCGCCACCGACCCCTTCCGCAGCATCCCGCGCTTTctgcgccagctgcgcgacctcgGCTTCGCGGGCGTGCAAAACTTCCCGACCGTCGGGCTCATCGACGGCCAGTTCcgcgccagcctcgaggagacgggcatGTCGTACGCCCTCGAGGTGGAcatggtggccgaggcgcgcgccTTGGGCCTGCTGACGACGCCCTAcgtcttcgacgaggaccagGCCGCGCGcatggcccgcgccggcgccgacgtgctcgtcgcccacATGGGGCTCaccacgggcggcagcatcggcgcctccgcgacggcggggggcggcaagacgctcgacgagtgcgtcgccctcatccagcgcatccgcgacgccgccgtcgaggtgcGCCCGGACGTCATCGTCCTGTGCCACGGGGGGCCCATTGCCGCGCCCGAGGACGCGCGCTACGTCCTCGAGCGCACCACGGGCGTCCACGGCTTCTACGGCGCGAGCTCCATGGAGAGGCtgccggtggaggaggccatCACCGACATTACCCGGCGCTTCAAGGCACTGCCGGGGGCGAGGAAgtga
- a CDS encoding uncharacterized protein (COG:S~EggNog:ENOG503NYWV) — protein sequence MSSPRDHLPPRLSVDDIHRLIRHLSLPLPTSVEALQVTAAFHSIYLLNYPASTPAIEALLPAGGAHSRQQRRRRRRPDGSTTTTTTLVLRISGNHIPRIKTVNEVATMTWVREHTSIPVPAVVAWDGVGEGTNPLGREFTLLEWVPGRSVDRMYRDMSEEAKLRLVEQLTDYLVELNGFEWHHVGGLRFDADGRVAPGRFLDDTFWLLPDVERLWPPRGGQQQQQEEVSIDTLNPRGPFASHAAFIAGYVECFIRGIDAHPSLAWLRDTIPRLRALADLLPRLPSLAATRLVLAHKDMHHANVMALEDGTITGVLDWEFAGVVPAHRWDAARAFLHPWTGEPDDVQEREKARMMRVFEGVLERKGVAPWWRLEAVHDDGVTEDVWTVVRFTRALVEVCPRGQKADKVADWRRAVEDALSRLGV from the coding sequence ATGAGCTCTCCGCGGGACCACCTCCCACCCCGGttgtccgtcgacgacatccacCGTCTGATCAGACACCTCTCCCTCCCGCTCCCGACATcggtcgaggcgctgcaggtcACGGCTGCCTTCCACTCCATCTACCTGCTCAACTATccggcatcgacgcccgccatcgaggcgctgctgcccgcgggGGGCGCCCACagccgacagcagcggcggcggcggcggcggcccgacggctccacgacgacgacgacaacgctGGTGCTGCGCATCTCGGGCAACCACATCCCGCGCATCAAGACGGTCAACGAGGTGGCCACCATGACGTGGGTGCGCGAGCACACGAGCATCCCCGTGCCGGCCGTCGTGGCGTGggacggcgtgggcgagggcACCAACCCGCTCGGGCGCGAGTTCACGCTGCTCGAGTGGGTGCCGGGCCGGAGCGTGGACCGCATGTACAGGGACATGTCGGAAGAGGCCAAGCTCAGGCTCGTGGAGCAGCTGACCGActacctcgtcgagctcaacgGCTTCGAGTGGCAtcacgtcggcgggctgcgcttcgacgccgacggccgcgtcgcgccgggccgcttcctcgacgacaccttTTGGCTGCTGCCGGACGTGGAGCGGCTGTGGCCTCCCCGGgggggccagcagcagcagcaggaggaggtgAGCATCGACACGCTCAACCCGAGGGGGCCGTTTGCGTCGCACGCGGCCTTTATCGCGGGCTACGTCGAGTGCTTCAtccgcggcatcgacgcaCACCCGTCGCTGGCGTGGCTGCGCGACACGATCCCGcggctgcgcgccctcgcggaCCTGCTCCCGCGGCTGCCGTCACTGGCAGCGACGCGGCTCGTGCTCGCGCACAAGGACATGCACCACGCCAACGTcatggcgctcgaggacgggACCATCACGGGGGTGCTGGACTGGGAGTTTGCGGGCGTGGTGCCGGCGCACCGGtgggacgcggcgcgggcgttcCTGCACCCGTGGACGGGGgagcccgacgacgtgcaggaGCGGGAGAAGGCGCGCATGATGAGGGTCTTTGAGGGCGTGCTGGAGCGCAAGGGGGTGGCCCCCTGGTGGCGGCTGGAGGCGGTTCACGATGATGGCGTGACGGAGGACGTGTGGACGGTGGTGCGGTTTACGCGCGCGCTGGTCGAGGTGTGTCCGAGGGGCCAGAAGGCGGACAAGGTGGCCGACTGGAGGAGGGCCGTGGAAGATGCCCTTTCCAGGCTGGGTGTGTGA
- a CDS encoding uncharacterized protein (COG:A~EggNog:ENOG503P5Y6) has translation MSFFKNITDKFDNLGIGDSKRDEAAQGTREYGYHGPGDNPPPAQYVAAPPPPAYQPPSDKPPIPSGWIPLFDQGNQRWYYVEEATGRSQWEAPGYTAPPSGSGDDSRTGFGAPGGPPPGYAGGGGGGAGYEQPSQEKKGSGKGGMLLGAAGGLAAGAVGGALLHHALSDSDSDKEGEQRHAYQQPAPYQPPQPEYYPQASYAAAAPPTVLPPTDADGSSVSSSDREDVQEARERYEEALADAADSDASSSEEEELEEARDEYYEEYEDTYGGDDDDY, from the exons ATGTCCTTTTTCAAAAACATCACCGACAAGTTTGACAACTTGGGCATCGGCGACAGCAaacgcgacgaggcggcacAAG GCACCCGCGAGTATGGCTACCACGGTCCTGGCGACAATCCCCCTCCCGCGCAATacgtcgcggcgccgcctccaccagcctaccagccgccgtcggaCAAGCCGCCCATCCCCAGCGGCTGGATTCCGCTCTTCGACCAGGGCAATCAGCGCTGGTACTATGTCGAGGAGGCCACCGGCCGCTCCCAGTGGGAGGCCCCCGGATACACGGCGCCCCcgtccggcagcggcgacgactctCGCACCGGCTTCGGGGCGCCGGGCGGACCGCCTCCGGGCtacgctggcggcggcggcggcggcgcgggatacgagcagcccagccaggaGAAAAAAGGCAGCGGCAAGGGTGGcatgctcctcggcgccgcgggcggtcttgcggccggcgccgtcggcggcgcgctaCTGCACCACGCCCTGAGTGACTCCGACTCGGACAAGGAGGGGGAGCAGCGTCACGCGTATCAACAGCCAGCCCCCtaccagccgccgcagcccgagTACTACCCCCAAGCGtcgtacgccgccgccgcgccgccgacggtcCTCCCGCCGACGGACGCGGACGGCAGCTccgtgtcgtcgagcgacAGGGAGGACGTGCAGGAGGCGCGAGAGCGGtacgaggaggcgctggcggacgcggccgactcggacgccagcagcagcgaggaagaagagctggaggaggcgcgcgaTGAGTACTACGAGGAGTACGAGGACACGtacggaggcgacgacgacgactattGA
- a CDS encoding uncharacterized protein (EggNog:ENOG503P3Z9), which translates to MSTPTGHGKPSELPMLPSNSTALEARSHSPEPADDSSRSASAASTRSRLTSKRPRSVSNMTELIPLRLSTSTLSFLSTPSSTPEPIGDRVDEYFPELLAQDLESSAEIFASRRMTAGTPVLLLSNEDQARIRNTRMGPSPPYLAASARVLSLGAIEERTSRVSFLEQQESQLEATTSDAESRMSSQTSEDMAPPSFRHRESVLTAATSVASASWKPSAIRSMPASSPLENSWIDCDSDCDSDEMDNCNIASLSPRPPTPPESDFDSGATGLRKLDMRGSWGHGEQTLHHKSHSVCGGSPDSHPRDRASHVSFDLPVRPSSTVGLRRHDRFEERRSCEAHTTKPSSAHMEQQQISTPQSRRVKQAAQELSQTPETGDKTDPPPATKEFLDCEAEATEMIYPAGPLTPLTAMPLSETAFARPPSPRPALRSVQSWLNSSLQPCPRVFNDDMSRVVPLPPDAMETLRVSIACFPETMLLSSSLTIDTIRTYSRKVRQPSLEIVRGPSPRTATPEMPSQTPRKSLWRKVMPHKRSAMAPDVRQRQSHSSGESSVASMSSSAAETPKPWEPLQNVFGSCSSYICDALYAHIVAYNYMSALVARNSTASGSRGTPSESQQEEIPKKAASLLGLGGTGEPGTAFNRHSRRATTSTENWCREEMVTTQPTAWANHENMQGGLLRCVVRLVAAARLMAEKGTSEDTMVGKDVDDVDLVLIRSLCEIVRMAEEASG; encoded by the coding sequence ATGAGTACCCCCACTGGCCACGGCAAGCCCAGCGAGCTTCCCATGCTCCCGAGCAACTCGACGGCTCTAGAAGCACGCAGCCATTcccccgagcccgccgacgactcTTCCCGATCAGCGTCAGCAGCATCAACACGCTCGAGACTGACGTCGAAACGACCGCGATCCGTGTCTAACATGACCGAGCTCATACCGCTCAGGCTCTCAACTTCAACTTTAAGCTTCTTgagcacgccctcgtcgaccccCGAGCCCATAGGAGACCGCGTGGACGAGTATTTTcccgagctgctggcccaAGACCTCGAGAGCTCGGCCGAGATCTTTGCCTCCAGACGAATGACGGCAGGCACACCAGTGCTACTCCTCTCAAACGAAGACCAGGCCCGTATCAGGAACACCAGAATGGGGCCCTCTCCTCCTTATCTGGCAGCTTCGGCCAGAGTCCTGTCGCTAGGGGCCATAGAAGAGCGTACCTCCAGGGTTTCTTTTCTCGAGCAACAGGAATCACAGCTAGAGGCTACGACGTCGGATGCCGAGTCGAGGATGAGCTCGCAAACGTCAGAGGACATGGCCCCTCCTTCATTTCGGCACCGCGAGTCGGTCTTGACCGCTGCCACATCAGTGGCCTCGGCAAGTTGGAAACCTTCGGCGATTAGATCGATGCCGGCAAGCAGTCCATTGGAAAACAGCTGGATCGATTGCGACTCAGACTGCGACTCAGACGAGATGGACAACTGCAACATCGCATCACtgtcgcctcggccgcccacGCCTCCCGAGTCTGATTTCGACTCGGGTGCCACAGGTCTCAGAAAGTTGGACATGCGGGGCTCATGgggccacggcgagcagACTCTTCATCACAAATCGCACTCAGTATGCGGCGGCTCGCCTGATTCGCATCCGCGAGATAGAGCGTCCCATGTGTCGTTTGACTTGCCAGTCAGACCATCATCGACGGTGGGGCTCAGACGACACGACCGCTTCGAAGAGAGGCGCAGCTGTGAAGCTCACACCACAAAACCCTCGTCTGCTCATATGGAACAGCAACAGATCAGCACCCCCCAGTCGCGCAGAGTCAAGCAAGCGGCCCAAGAGCTGAGCCAGACGCCAGAGACTGGAGACAAGACCGACCCGCCCCCAGCCACCAAGGAATTTCTGGATTGTGAAGCTGAAGCCACAGAGATGATCTATCCAGCGGGCCCCCTCACCCCGCTCACGGCGATGCCTCTTTCCGAGACGGCTTTCGCGCGGCCACCGTCCCCACGCCCGGCCCTTCGAAGCGTTCAGTCGTGGCTAAACAGCAGTCTACAGCCGTGTCCTCGCGTGTTCAACGATGACATGAGTAGGGTGGTGCCACTACCCCCCGATGCAATGGAGACGCTCAGAGTCTCAATTGCATGCTTTCCCGAGACGATGCTGTTGTCATCGAGTCTGACCATTGACACAATTCGGACGTACTCGCGCAAGGTGCGCCAGCCGAGCTTAGAGATTGTACGGggtccgtcgccgaggactgCGACGCCCGAAATGCCGTCTCAGACGCCCAGAAAGTCGCTTTGGCGCAAGGTCATGCCTCACAAGCGAAGCGCAATGGCGCCGGACGTACGACAAAGGCAAAGCCACAGCTCTGGAGAGAGTAGCGTCGCGTCCATGTCATCTAGCGCTGCAGAGACGCCAAAGCCGTGGGAGCCGCTGCAAAATGTATTCGGAAGCTGTTCAAGCTATATTTGCGATGCCCTATACGCACACATCGTTGCCTACAACTACATGTCTGCCTTGGTGGCTCGAAACTCTACCGCATCAGGATCACGAGGGACACCCAGCGAATCCCAGCAAGAAGAGATTCCGAAAAAGGCGGCAAGCCTTCTCGGCTTGGGGGGTACGGGCGAGCCTGGCACCGCCTTCAACCGCCACTCTCGGAGAGCCACGACGTCAACAGAGAATTGGTGTAGGGAAGAGATGGTGACGACTCAGCCCACGGCATGGGCCAACCACGAAAATATGCAGGGCGGCCTTCTACGTTGCGTTGTGCGACTGGTTGCCGCGGCCAGACTCATGGCAGAGAAGGGCACAAGTGAGGACACAATGGTTGGTAAGGATGTGGATGATGTGGATCTGGTACTCATCAGAAGCCTATGTGAGATTGTGCGCATGGCAGAGGAGGCGTCaggatga
- a CDS encoding uncharacterized protein (COG:H~EggNog:ENOG503P225): MAQNIYDRQDFFDAYARLIDRSSKDIDADPAWKRLAPLVPPVAGLDVLDLGCGSGWFCRWAAAQGARSVLGVDVSEKMLAKARTLAASSSSSPSSEVIEYRRVDLDELVLPDADAGRYGLVFSSLSLHYLADLPRVVALAHRALAPGGFFVFNVEHPIYTAPRNPRVARAAPVAAAADGDDDKKEEGELCWPLTGYGDEGERVVDWLAKGLRKYHRSVTGYMDALLAQGFLLRAFKEFFPTEEELASGRADEVQKLRPLYLIMSVQKQI; encoded by the exons ATGGCGCAAAACATCTACGACCGCCAAGACTTCTTCGACGCCTACGCCAGGCTCATCGACCGCTCCTCCAAGgacatcgacgccgacccgGCCTGGAAACGCCTCGCGCCCCTCGTGCCCCccgttgccggcctcgacgtcctcgacctcggctgcggcagcggctggttctgccgctgggccgccgcccagggcgcgcgctccgtcctcggcgtcgacgtctccGAGAAGATGCTCGCCAAGGCCCGCACCCtggcagcatcatcatcgtcgtcgccgtcgtccgagGTCATCGAGTACCGccgcgtcgacctcgacgagctcgtcctgCCCGACGCGGACGCCGGGCGCTACGGCCTCGTCTTTAGCTCCCTCTCGCTGCACtacctcgccgacctgccgcgcgtcgtggccctcgcgcaccgtgccctcgccccgggcggcttcttcgtcttcaacGTCGAGCACCCCATCtacacggcgccgcggaaCCCGcgtgtcgcgcgcgccgctcccgttgccgccgccgctgatggtgacgatgataAGAAGGAAG AAGGAGAGCTCTGCTGGCCCCTCACCGgctacggcgacgagggcgagcgcgtcgtcgactggCTCGCCAAGGGCCTGCGCAAGTACCATCGCTCCGTGACGGGGTACATGGACGCGCTCCTGGCGCAGGGCTTCCTCTTGCGCGCCTTCAAGGAGTTCTTCCccaccgaggaggagttggcgagcggcagggccgacgaggtgcaGAAGCTGCGGCCCCTGTATCTCATCATGAGCGTCCAGAAGCAGATTTGA
- the IPI3 gene encoding Pre-rRNA-processing protein ipi3 (COG:S~EggNog:ENOG503NZGX): MLSEELVSAISGPPVAANTAVSKDVGIYAHTVTPTWAAKATFKKSSAPRHCLAVTDTHIFAAQDQKAHVHVYSRQRGNQEALIPFQERIGCLALAGDVLVLGTVQGRLILWETCTGRHVATPPCHVQAVSCLAVTPCHVLSASDDSNVNVWSLARLLDLGADPGYEPDLTLSNHRGAITDLVVGPSANAETSLCVSASKDKTCILWNYRTGQVLRTLLFPAAPLCVALDPCARSLFVTTDDRGLFLVELFGDKPLLGSRSAELASIVVQVGAPLGVADEDAGVASCLAVNYDGTSVFTGHVKGKILRWSLVDNSYPAEMANLNASVTNLVLLPPIKDKRHTRAVTVVKPNQTQRQYTLSAQLEGDLGDGRFGSVLSSVGIGDQVLEAALASLPGDILPSKDGVKS; encoded by the exons ATGCTTTCCGAGGAGCTCGTTTCGGCCATCTCcggcccgcccgtcgccgccaacacgGCCGTGTCCAAAGACGTCGGGATTTACGCCCACACGGTCACGCCCACGTGGGCGGCAAAAGCTACCTTCAAGaagagctcggcgccgaggcactgtctcgccgtcaccgacacGCACATCTTCGCTGCCCAAGATCAAAAGGCTCACGTTCACGTGTACTCCCGGCAGCGTGGGAACCAGGAAGCCCTCATCCCCTTTCAGGAGAGAATCGGCTGCCTCGCGCTGGCTGGGGAtgttctcgtcctcggcactGTTCAGGGCCGCTTGATACTGTGGGAG ACCTGCACGGGCAGACACGTTGCCACGCCCCCTTGCCATGTGCAGGCCGTTAGCTGTCTGGCTGTTACCCCTTGCCATGTGCTTTCCGCCTCGGACGACTCCAATGTCAACGTCTGGTCGTTGGCTCGTCTGCTAGACCTGGGTGCCGACCCGGGATACGAGCCCGACCTAACCCTGTCCAATCACCGGGGCGCCATCACCGATCTCGTCGTTGGGCCCAGTGCAAATGCCGAGACAAGCCTCTGCGTGTCAGCTAGCAAGGACAAGACGTGCATCCTATGGAACTACAGGACCGGCCAAGTTCTCCGAACGCTTCTCTTCCCTGCAGCACCGCTCTGCGTCGCTCTCGATCCCTGCGCTCGGTCCCTGTTCGTCACCACCGACGACCGTGGCCTGTTTCTCGTGGAGCTCTTTGGCGACAAGCCCCTGCTCGGCTCCAGGAGCGCTGAGCTCGCTTCCATCGTTGTACAGGTAGGCGCACCTCTTGGCGTCGCTGACGAAGACGCTGGAGTCGCGTCGTGTCTGGCCGTGAACTACGACGGCACGTCCGTCTTCACGGGCCATGTCAAAGGCAAGATCCTGCGTTGGAGTCTTGTCGACAATAGCTATCCCGCGGAAATGGCCAACCTCAATGCTTCTGTCACGAACCTTGTCTTGCTCCCACCCATCAAGGACAAGAGGCATACCCGGGCTGTGACCGTGGTGAAGCCAAATCAGACGCAACGGCAGTACACCTTGTCAGCGCAGCTAGAAGGCGACCTTGGCGACGGTCGTTTTGGCAGCGTCTTATCATCCGTTGGCATCGGCGATCAGGTATTGGAAGCTGCCTTGGCGTCATTGCCTGGGGACATTCTACCGAGCAAGGATGGCGTGAAGTCGTAG
- a CDS encoding uncharacterized protein (COG:S~EggNog:ENOG503NW3U) has protein sequence MAAVALLGTCDTKLHELLFLRAAILSSNPSLSVILIDVGRHPASHPDITVPQAEVLAQQPSTADDDDEHRHEAQDNNNDDDDISALTRGQFIAHIARRAASLLERLHAQRRIHGAVSAGGSGGTSLAASAMRAALPIGFPKLIVSTMASGDVRPVIGETDMAVMYSVVDVAGLNDVLRDVLSNAGAAIAGAALSYASRHATEREDDESPKGEKQEEKKKKHRVGITMFGVTTPAVDAIRAHLEAAYPIQTYVFHATGTGGLSLERLVRAHALDAVLDLTTTEVADHIAGGVLSAGPERLAAAPARGIPYVVSLGALDMVNFGPRNSVPERYAAAGRTLHEHNPIVTLMRTSPDECRRIGDFISAKLRDGAARPDMVQVWIPRGGVSAISVEGGPFADAEADAALFDAVRKGLEGSGIEVVEDERAINDEGFARDIAEALVRKMGLPPRAGE, from the coding sequence atggccgccgtcgccctgctcggcacCTGCGACACCAAGCTCCAcgagctcctcttcctccgcgccgccatcctctcGTCCAACCCGTCCCTCtccgtcatcctcatcgacgtcggccgccacccCGCGTCGCACCCAGACATAACCGTCCCGCAagccgaggtcctcgcccagcagccctcaaccgccgacgatgatgatgagcatcGTCACGAGGCTCAagacaacaacaacgatgatgacgacatCTCCGCCCTCACGCGCGGCCAGTTCATCGCCCACatcgctcgccgcgccgcctccctcctcgagcgcctgcacgcccagcggcgcatccacggcgccgtgtccgcgggcggctcgggcggtacctcgctcgccgcgtcggccatgcgcgccgccctccccatAGGCTTCCCCAAGCTCATCGTCTCGACCatggccagcggcgacgtccgccccgtcatcggcgagacggacatggccgtcatgtactcggtcgtcgacgtcgccgggctcAACGACGTGCTGCGCGACGTGCTCTCCAACGCCGGGGCAGCCATAGCCGGCGCGGCTCTCTCGTACGCCAGCCGGCACGCCACCGAGCGAGAAGACGATGAGTCGCCAAAGGGAGagaagcaggaggagaagaagaagaaacaCCGCGTCGGCATCACCATGTTCGGCGTCACCacccccgccgtcgacgccatccgcgcgcacctcgaggccgcgtACCCCATCCAGACGTACGTCTTCCACGCCACCGGCACAGGCGGCCTCtccctcgagcgcctcgtccgcgcccacgccctcgacgccgtcctcgacctcaccaccaccgaggtcgccgaccacatcgccggcggcgtcctctCCGCCGGCCCGGaacgcctcgccgcggcccccgcccgcggcaTCCCCTACGTAGTGTCGCTGGGCGCCCTCGACATGGTCAACTTCGGCCCCCGGAACAGCGTGCCGGAGcgctacgccgccgccggcaggaCCCTGCACGAGCACAACCCCATCGTCACGCTGATGCGCACCTCGCCCGACGAGtgccgccgcatcggcgACTTCATCAGCGCCAAGCTCagggacggcgcggcgaggcccgacATGGTGCAGGTCTGGATCCCCAGGGGCGGCGTGAGCGCCATCTCGGTGGAGGGCGGGCCCTTTgcggacgccgaggcggacgcggcgctgtTTGACGCGGTGAGAAAGGGGCTGGAGGGCTCGGGCATCGAGGTCGTGGAGGATGAGCGGGCCATCAACGATGAGGGATTCGCTAGGGACATTGCCGAGGCGCTGGTCAGGAAAATGGGGCTACCGCCTCGTGCCGGCGAGtaa
- a CDS encoding uncharacterized protein (COG:Q~EggNog:ENOG502TVGZ), producing the protein MAQNIYDRQDFFDAYARLIDRSSKDIDADPAWKRLAPLVPPVAGLDVLDLGCGSGWFCRWAAAQGARSVLGVDVSEKMLAKARTLAASSSSSPSSEVIEYRRVDLDELVLPDADAGRYGLVFSSLSLHYLADLPRVVALAHRALAPGGFFVFNVEHPIYTAPRNPRVARAAPVAAAADGDDDKKEGMYE; encoded by the coding sequence ATGGCGCAAAACATCTACGACCGCCAAGACTTCTTCGACGCCTACGCCAGGCTCATCGACCGCTCCTCCAAGgacatcgacgccgacccgGCCTGGAAACGCCTCGCGCCCCTCGTGCCCCccgttgccggcctcgacgtcctcgacctcggctgcggcagcggctggttctgccgctgggccgccgcccagggcgcgcgctccgtcctcggcgtcgacgtctccGAGAAGATGCTCGCCAAGGCCCGCACCCtggcagcatcatcatcgtcgtcgccgtcgtccgagGTCATCGAGTACCGccgcgtcgacctcgacgagctcgtcctgCCCGACGCGGACGCCGGGCGCTACGGCCTCGTCTTTAGCTCCCTCTCGCTGCACtacctcgccgacctgccgcgcgtcgtggccctcgcgcaccgtgccctcgccccgggcggcttcttcgtcttcaacGTCGAGCACCCCATCtacacggcgccgcggaaCCCGcgtgtcgcgcgcgccgctcccgttgccgccgccgctgatggtgacgatgataAGAAGGAAGGTATGTAtgaatga